From one Bacteroides fragilis NCTC 9343 genomic stretch:
- a CDS encoding TonB-dependent receptor plug domain-containing protein: MNKRCLLTILMGGCAAMGAFAQQHATGKKTEMSVDLNPVVVTGTGTHQRLKNTPAPVEVVTANEIKKAGITDFQQAMTMLVPSLSFSTNSMGSYLMMNGLSNKYVLILINGRKLTGDTSNNIDLSRIDMSRVKRIEVLDGAGSSLYGSDAIAGVINIITNEPKELMQVTSTTRYEDHRQLTQMVNADIATEKFGSYTSYKHEQSAGWQNSDLAYVTDKKGNVSTVPTVSATSNGFHSNLVNQKFTFEPTEKLSFYANGGYYWKLTDRPVYTADIDGGSKYDLHYESYNFGLGGRYKINKRSSIQLDLMNDNYMQNYKYTVADDKNKIAIGDYAKTKEQHFYDAELKGIFNFAKNNMTVLGVDYRSESLDRPSARVDKSVYTASAYAQHEIKLWNCLTGIAGVRYDYHELAGGRFTPKVAVMYSVGAFNIRGTYSTGYRAPGLDELYYYMNKGKTITQGNKDLKAEHSNYYSVNLEYNTNRLNVSVTGYLNYIDDMINSTTYRLVDLPNGEELRAQAQKEFNLTDSETKALANYKLYGNLDKGVVRGFEVNAATNLGAGFSLNGNYAYAYARGKSVDGIWGNIDRSVRHTGTVAGNYTHAWNDYMLNVNINGRFQSKRFHPGHSYGDAPGYGVWNLNVKHSLTGFQHLGLDFGMGLDNIFNKRDTRPNGVNYALLSPGRMAYVSLTLRFKK; this comes from the coding sequence ATGAACAAAAGATGCTTACTGACCATCCTCATGGGAGGATGCGCGGCAATGGGTGCATTTGCACAACAACACGCGACAGGCAAGAAGACAGAGATGAGTGTTGACCTGAATCCTGTAGTTGTAACAGGTACCGGTACACACCAAAGGCTCAAAAACACACCGGCACCGGTGGAAGTAGTAACCGCCAATGAAATAAAGAAAGCCGGTATCACAGACTTTCAGCAGGCAATGACCATGCTGGTTCCTTCTCTTTCGTTCTCTACCAACTCAATGGGATCTTACCTGATGATGAACGGACTCTCCAATAAATATGTGCTGATTCTGATCAACGGACGTAAACTGACCGGAGATACATCTAATAATATCGACCTCTCACGCATTGATATGAGCCGTGTGAAACGCATCGAAGTGCTGGATGGTGCCGGTTCGTCACTCTATGGCTCTGACGCCATTGCCGGTGTGATCAATATCATCACCAACGAACCGAAAGAACTGATGCAGGTGACTTCTACCACCCGATATGAAGATCATCGCCAACTGACACAAATGGTAAATGCGGATATTGCAACAGAAAAGTTCGGCTCATATACCTCCTATAAACACGAACAAAGTGCAGGATGGCAGAACAGCGATCTGGCATATGTTACTGATAAAAAAGGTAATGTATCGACAGTACCGACCGTATCAGCTACATCCAATGGTTTCCATTCTAATCTGGTAAACCAGAAATTCACGTTCGAACCGACTGAAAAGCTCTCGTTCTATGCTAACGGAGGATACTATTGGAAGTTGACGGACCGCCCTGTATACACAGCGGATATCGATGGAGGTTCCAAGTATGATCTACATTACGAATCGTATAACTTCGGTTTGGGAGGACGTTACAAAATCAACAAGCGTTCTTCCATCCAACTCGATTTGATGAATGATAACTATATGCAGAACTACAAATATACTGTAGCTGACGATAAAAATAAGATTGCTATTGGAGATTACGCCAAAACCAAAGAGCAGCACTTTTATGATGCAGAGCTAAAGGGAATCTTCAACTTTGCCAAAAACAACATGACGGTACTGGGAGTGGATTACCGCTCTGAAAGCCTGGATCGTCCCAGTGCAAGGGTGGACAAGTCAGTGTATACGGCATCTGCTTATGCACAACACGAAATCAAGTTATGGAACTGTTTGACCGGTATTGCCGGCGTACGCTATGATTATCACGAGCTGGCAGGCGGACGCTTCACTCCGAAGGTGGCTGTGATGTATTCAGTAGGTGCTTTCAATATTCGTGGTACTTACTCCACCGGTTACCGTGCCCCCGGTCTGGACGAACTTTATTATTATATGAATAAAGGCAAAACGATCACACAAGGTAATAAAGATTTGAAAGCGGAACACAGTAATTATTATTCTGTTAACTTGGAATACAATACAAACCGCTTAAATGTCTCTGTTACCGGTTATTTGAATTATATAGATGATATGATTAATTCTACTACATATAGACTTGTAGATCTTCCTAACGGTGAAGAGTTACGTGCTCAGGCCCAGAAAGAATTCAATCTGACAGACTCTGAAACAAAGGCATTAGCCAATTACAAACTTTATGGTAACCTCGACAAAGGTGTTGTCAGAGGTTTTGAAGTAAACGCAGCCACCAACCTCGGCGCAGGCTTCAGCCTGAACGGAAACTATGCTTACGCTTATGCACGTGGCAAGAGTGTGGACGGTATATGGGGTAACATAGACCGCTCGGTACGCCACACCGGAACCGTAGCAGGAAACTACACACATGCATGGAACGACTATATGCTGAACGTAAATATCAACGGTCGTTTCCAAAGCAAACGCTTCCACCCGGGACATAGCTACGGCGACGCTCCGGGCTATGGCGTATGGAACTTGAATGTGAAACACTCACTGACAGGTTTCCAACACTTGGGACTGGACTTCGGTATGGGTCTCGACAATATTTTCAACAAACGTGATACTCGTCCTAACGGTGTGAACTACGCACTCCTCTCTCCGGGACGTATGGCATATGTAAGTTTAACCCTTCGTTTTAAGAAATAA
- a CDS encoding sirohydrochlorin cobaltochelatase — protein MKTYILSLFLLVSLFCSAHEGGNFVASDMLAGMQPGDKAALLMVHFGTTYDDTRTKTIDAINAKAKEAFPQMEMREAYTSRIIMRRLKARGIEKPNPLEALLKLLGDGYTHVIVQSTNIIEGVEMESLRRDVASVARFFKEIRVGNPLLYSVEDAEAVVDILGAGKPEKGSVVLVGHGTYTPSTATYAMIDYMLKAKGLKNFHVGTIEGYPTFDTMLQQLKDNKTKQVTLVPFMFVAGDHANNDIAVDWKEALEKEGLKVDVRMQGLGEIPAIQQQFIDHAQFMLKHEMVDIMKKKAKYAKDKDE, from the coding sequence ATGAAAACATATATTCTCTCTTTATTCTTGTTAGTTTCCCTCTTCTGCTCTGCGCACGAAGGGGGGAACTTCGTGGCCTCCGATATGCTGGCCGGCATGCAGCCGGGTGATAAAGCCGCCTTGCTTATGGTACACTTCGGCACTACCTATGATGACACCCGCACCAAGACGATCGATGCCATCAATGCGAAAGCCAAAGAAGCATTTCCGCAAATGGAAATGCGTGAAGCTTATACCTCACGTATCATAATGCGCCGCCTCAAAGCTCGTGGCATTGAAAAACCTAATCCGCTGGAAGCACTGCTGAAACTTCTCGGAGATGGCTATACACACGTCATTGTGCAAAGCACCAATATCATAGAAGGCGTTGAAATGGAATCATTGAGGCGTGATGTTGCTTCAGTAGCCCGTTTTTTTAAAGAGATCCGGGTAGGTAACCCGCTGCTCTATTCGGTAGAAGATGCTGAGGCAGTAGTAGATATCCTCGGTGCAGGCAAACCGGAAAAAGGAAGTGTAGTACTTGTGGGTCATGGAACCTACACTCCCAGTACCGCCACTTATGCAATGATCGACTACATGCTGAAAGCCAAAGGATTAAAAAACTTTCATGTAGGCACTATCGAGGGTTATCCTACTTTCGACACCATGCTTCAGCAACTCAAAGATAACAAAACGAAACAGGTTACGCTGGTTCCGTTCATGTTTGTGGCAGGTGATCACGCCAATAACGATATAGCCGTCGACTGGAAAGAAGCCCTTGAAAAAGAAGGTTTGAAAGTAGATGTACGTATGCAGGGGTTGGGCGAAATACCCGCCATCCAGCAACAGTTTATCGATCATGCCCAATTTATGCTAAAGCATGAAATGGTGGATATAATGAAGAAAAAAGCCAAATATGCAAAAGACAAAGACGAATGA
- a CDS encoding TonB-dependent receptor, whose product MKRIILAALGSALLLPSQAQQKNKEYTNFNDSVFSINEVVVATNYRRKTDALKLDVPAKFIPISTNSITSGMLEKRNIRDIQEASRFLPGVRFRTSYGAFTQFSIRGFDNSVIMVDGVRDERSSIDNSYPFMDLSAVESIELLKGPASVLYGQSAVGGVLNIVRKAPVSKQSVYARLAYGSYYNKQATMALGGKLIGPLNYRASVNWQDQEGWRSNATKRLSGYLALGGHLTENDELDIRIGANRDFYPTEIGLPPTMSYDILSATDGSKYLSKGDALPGLNKKARYNSESDFMYNRGFNASAMYKHTFSEAFKLMEKLSYTYDDIDYFGTESLDYLTSDRPIYDHYYMTKDKQGNDTKKYICLDSIYYSYPLRFSHIAKTVNNQLEASGKFYTGDVAHNYLGGYSFVSLMRDSYMAYGNGSTGATGPGTTGHGSVYNPHSIGWMEAPFRFVTAQKTFTHGFYLQDLVEFSDKLKMMLAGRYDLFMYKTANLNTSDGGRHYDKPDDDAYNKITNGAFTFRAGLVYLPIEKLSVYGSYGTYFKPIRAFYDANTIYIDKDGKEFTPVNGKEVFKPEKGFQVEVGARYEITRTLQTNVSLFYINKDNIRQTLANKGDISNGVELDKKVVGQVGRMDSKGFDIDITWSPIYNLSMSAGYGYTDAKVRDLADNPYMPTTSSKGKQYAYIPKNTFYAFGAYTVSKGVLKGLGVNFSTSFQDKVYRNSDNTSSFDAYWLTDLGFSYTLKSNVRLGVNINNLFNKEYCNQALGNQLIPSMPRNFMLSASYTL is encoded by the coding sequence ATGAAAAGAATCATATTAGCTGCATTGGGGAGTGCTCTATTACTTCCCTCACAGGCACAACAGAAAAATAAAGAATATACTAACTTCAACGATTCTGTATTTTCAATCAACGAAGTAGTAGTGGCAACCAACTACAGACGCAAGACCGATGCTTTGAAACTGGATGTTCCGGCAAAGTTCATTCCTATTTCAACCAACTCCATTACTTCCGGAATGCTTGAGAAACGAAACATCCGGGATATACAGGAAGCCTCCCGCTTCCTTCCCGGTGTGCGCTTTCGTACCTCTTACGGAGCGTTTACCCAATTCTCAATCCGTGGATTCGATAATTCTGTAATCATGGTAGACGGAGTACGTGACGAACGCTCGTCTATTGACAACTCTTATCCGTTCATGGACTTATCGGCTGTGGAAAGCATCGAACTGTTAAAAGGTCCGGCTTCAGTACTCTACGGACAATCCGCTGTGGGTGGCGTCCTCAATATTGTCCGCAAGGCTCCTGTAAGCAAGCAAAGTGTCTATGCCCGCCTGGCTTATGGCAGTTACTATAACAAGCAGGCCACAATGGCTTTGGGTGGTAAACTGATAGGACCATTGAACTACCGTGCCAGCGTCAATTGGCAGGATCAGGAAGGATGGAGAAGCAATGCTACCAAACGTCTCTCCGGCTATCTGGCCTTAGGAGGGCATTTGACAGAAAATGACGAATTGGATATCCGTATCGGAGCTAACCGCGATTTCTATCCGACAGAAATCGGTTTACCTCCCACAATGTCTTATGACATCCTCTCAGCCACAGACGGCAGCAAATATCTGAGTAAGGGGGATGCCCTGCCCGGACTGAACAAGAAAGCCCGCTACAACAGTGAATCGGACTTTATGTACAACCGTGGATTCAATGCTTCCGCCATGTATAAGCACACATTCAGCGAAGCTTTCAAATTGATGGAGAAATTGTCTTATACCTATGACGACATTGACTACTTCGGTACCGAATCATTGGACTACCTCACAAGCGACCGTCCTATCTATGATCATTATTACATGACCAAAGACAAACAGGGCAATGATACCAAAAAGTATATCTGCCTGGACTCCATCTACTACAGTTACCCGCTACGCTTTTCACATATCGCTAAAACTGTGAACAATCAATTGGAGGCAAGCGGAAAGTTCTATACGGGAGACGTTGCACACAACTATTTGGGCGGTTATTCTTTTGTATCCTTGATGCGTGACTCTTATATGGCCTATGGCAATGGAAGCACCGGAGCCACCGGTCCCGGAACCACAGGACATGGCTCGGTATACAACCCTCACAGCATTGGTTGGATGGAAGCTCCTTTCAGATTTGTTACTGCACAGAAAACATTTACCCACGGATTTTATCTGCAAGACTTGGTGGAATTCAGTGATAAACTGAAAATGATGCTGGCCGGACGTTACGATCTTTTTATGTATAAGACTGCTAACCTGAACACCAGTGACGGAGGACGCCATTATGATAAACCGGATGACGATGCTTATAATAAAATAACCAATGGTGCCTTCACCTTCCGTGCCGGATTGGTATATCTGCCTATTGAAAAACTATCTGTTTACGGTTCATACGGTACTTACTTCAAGCCTATCCGCGCATTTTATGACGCTAACACCATTTATATCGACAAGGATGGAAAAGAGTTCACTCCCGTAAATGGTAAAGAGGTATTCAAGCCGGAGAAAGGTTTCCAGGTAGAAGTGGGTGCACGATACGAGATCACACGTACATTGCAGACTAACGTAAGTTTGTTCTATATCAATAAGGATAATATCCGCCAGACTCTTGCCAACAAAGGCGATATTTCCAACGGCGTAGAACTGGACAAGAAAGTTGTAGGACAAGTAGGCAGAATGGATTCCAAAGGATTCGATATTGACATTACCTGGAGTCCCATCTACAACTTGTCGATGAGCGCCGGATACGGATATACCGATGCAAAGGTACGCGATTTAGCCGACAACCCTTATATGCCGACCACTTCAAGCAAAGGCAAACAATATGCCTACATTCCTAAAAACACATTCTATGCTTTTGGCGCTTACACCGTATCCAAAGGCGTGTTAAAGGGACTGGGAGTAAACTTTTCTACCAGTTTTCAGGACAAAGTATACCGCAACTCGGATAATACGAGCTCGTTCGATGCTTACTGGCTGACCGACCTCGGTTTCTCTTATACATTAAAGAGCAATGTGCGCCTGGGAGTCAACATCAATAATCTGTTCAATAAAGAATACTGTAATCAGGCACTTGGTAATCAGTTAATACCAAGCATGCCTCGTAACTTCATGCTTTCCGCATCTTATACTTTATAA
- a CDS encoding PepSY-associated TM helix domain-containing protein translates to MMITKFMYTIHRVLGTLLSILFLVWFLSAFVMMYHGFPRASQAEKLEKLEPLSPSLPSVSEITSRLPEGEKVKGIRLDRYLGQTIFHIRTDKGEHNLPADSVQALPVIDGSRIHRVASLWCNAPIDRIDTLNRLDQWIPFGSLKREFPIYKFHFADTEKHQLYIGSQSGEVLQFTTRNERFWAWLGAIPHWVYFTWLRQDAALWSITVIWLSGIGCLMTIAGLWVGIDVWRRSRKQKGKFSPYRKKWYHWHYVTGIVFGLFVLTFCFSGMMSLAEVPAWISKPVLDRNPTREIKKGAPQPDQYLLDYRQILTEYPDVRQVEWSNFRSKPYYIVKRSEGDLYIDASDSLPHPLKLDKKQVTDAVRTIHGDSIHLKVELIDKFETYYRDMSRMYRDRSLLPVWKITVDDPDHSCYYIHPETATVRYVNSTARWKYWMYTALHRLRIQGLNSSPTLRKSVLWVLLLGGTVCSLSGVVLGVRYIERKCRKKTRR, encoded by the coding sequence ATGATGATCACGAAATTCATGTATACCATTCACAGGGTACTGGGCACACTGCTCAGTATCCTGTTTTTAGTTTGGTTCCTATCGGCTTTTGTCATGATGTACCACGGATTTCCACGTGCATCACAAGCTGAAAAATTAGAAAAGCTGGAGCCTCTGTCTCCTTCTCTGCCTTCTGTCAGTGAAATTACTTCTCGCCTGCCCGAAGGAGAAAAAGTTAAGGGAATCCGTTTAGACCGATACCTCGGACAAACCATATTCCATATCCGTACGGACAAAGGTGAACACAATCTTCCGGCCGACTCCGTTCAGGCACTTCCGGTTATAGACGGAAGCCGCATCCACCGGGTAGCCTCTCTATGGTGTAACGCACCGATAGACAGAATCGATACTTTGAACCGACTGGATCAATGGATACCCTTCGGCAGTCTGAAAAGAGAGTTTCCCATCTATAAATTTCACTTTGCCGACACAGAAAAGCACCAGCTATACATTGGTTCGCAAAGCGGAGAAGTCTTGCAGTTCACTACCCGTAACGAACGTTTCTGGGCATGGCTGGGAGCCATTCCTCATTGGGTTTATTTTACTTGGCTCCGCCAAGATGCCGCTTTATGGAGCATTACGGTAATCTGGTTATCCGGTATCGGATGCCTGATGACTATTGCCGGATTGTGGGTAGGTATTGATGTATGGCGTCGATCACGAAAGCAAAAAGGAAAATTCTCACCCTATCGTAAAAAGTGGTATCACTGGCATTATGTAACGGGAATTGTTTTTGGACTTTTTGTTCTGACATTCTGTTTCAGCGGTATGATGTCACTGGCGGAAGTGCCGGCATGGATCAGCAAACCGGTATTGGACAGGAACCCCACACGGGAAATAAAGAAGGGAGCACCCCAACCGGATCAGTATCTATTGGATTATCGGCAAATACTAACCGAATATCCGGACGTACGCCAGGTGGAATGGAGTAATTTCCGTTCAAAACCCTACTACATAGTAAAACGGAGTGAAGGAGATCTGTACATCGATGCCTCCGACTCTCTGCCCCATCCGTTGAAATTGGACAAAAAACAGGTTACTGACGCAGTAAGGACAATCCATGGGGACAGCATCCATCTGAAGGTCGAATTGATTGATAAATTCGAAACTTACTACCGCGACATGAGTAGGATGTATCGCGACCGCAGTTTATTACCGGTATGGAAAATCACAGTAGACGATCCCGACCACAGTTGTTATTACATTCATCCGGAAACAGCCACAGTCCGATACGTCAATAGCACTGCCCGTTGGAAATACTGGATGTATACCGCTTTGCACAGACTACGCATACAAGGACTGAACTCCTCTCCTACACTTCGTAAAAGTGTACTGTGGGTATTGCTGCTTGGAGGCACGGTTTGTTCATTAAGCGGAGTTGTACTCGGAGTGAGATATATCGAACGAAAATGCAGAAAGAAAACAAGAAGATAA
- a CDS encoding cobaltochelatase subunit CobN — translation MKVLTLFRHKRTLYIAGSVLLLAIAFTIGYRYWMAPTRILIVNPLPAQAADIVLNNDSRNIEVTCIQTEKLESFKGYDAVVLYGRSLNLNDRQMKEAERAASAGIPLFTISLRNFNTIINRNITPEQEDMLMQYFGDACRQNYRNGLRYLRHIATPTRWNIETFDAPLRLPNNLFYHQEYGKYFETQKALEQYLRQKGIFHENGPKIAFISGVSFPMEGNRAHVDTLISKMTQAGFNVYPIAGKEKREEMLRSLHPDALVYLPMGRLGDDSLINWLHTENIPIFNPFPLIQSREEWLDPMKPVSGGTLTARVLVPEIDGGMTPLLIATQNLHKSGYYLHEPEMERVDNFISHVHKYLDLRTKPNSDKRIAICYFKTPGKDALLASGMEVIPSLYNFLKRLRTEGYDVSGLPATVEEFGKQIYRDGAVMGSYATGAQEKFLQTAHPVWLTKTQYEKWVHEVIEPDKYKEVTERYGDALGHLLTGTNPQGEAQLAIACLRFGNILLFPQPRPALGDDDFKLVHGMPVAPPHSYLAPYLYVQKGFQADALIHFGTHGNLEYTPGKNVALSHNDWADALVGDLPHFYYYTTGNVGEGIIAKRRTHAVLVTHLTPPYVESGMRQRYTSLLEDIHKILSEDIEKNRTLGIRIKKEVIKLGLHRDLKLDSVSSRPYTAEELERIDLFAEEIANEKTIGAYYTLGETYSARDLLTTTLAVSADPLAYQMAKRDRDKGKITTEQLQDFGYITHHYLPIAKQRLIPLLQNPPKDTTGIAPELQEALRYHALLVSSTGNELNAMLRGLKGGTVFPAPGGDPVLNPNVLPTGRNMYSINVETTPGILSWEEGKRLAEATLKAYRENHNGEYPRKVSYSFWAGEFITTEGATLAQVFWMLGVEPVRDKMGRVVDLRLVPSSELGRPRVNVVVQVSGQLRDIAGSRLTMLTDAVRLASAADDKAYPNYVSSGTRLQEKLLVEKGVSPKRAREMSVMRVFGPVNSGYSTGMMAYTEKSDRWDHESELVDGYLNNMGAAYGDEENWGGMQKDLFASALSETDVVIQPRQSNTWGPLSLDHVYEFMGGLSLTVKTLTGKEPDALMADYRNRNNKRMQNINEAIAVEARATVLNPTFVKERMKGGATTAQMFGEIFRNIFGWHATRPSAMDKEIFNDLYKMYIVDENHLGIRDYFQRINPASYQAMTSVMLESARKGYWKASDEQLKVTARLHAQITREAGAACTEFVCDNRKLQQFVEGHLDNNDSESYRLVMQEVHQAGNEKGKDIVLKEEKLTKTENRKKNVVNGILTGVIVLLVFGGVIYLLKRKK, via the coding sequence ATGAAAGTATTGACCTTATTTCGTCATAAAAGAACACTGTACATAGCCGGAAGCGTATTGCTTCTGGCTATTGCCTTTACTATCGGCTACCGCTATTGGATGGCCCCGACACGGATCCTGATTGTCAATCCGCTACCGGCACAAGCTGCCGACATAGTATTGAACAACGATAGCCGGAATATAGAAGTTACTTGCATACAAACCGAAAAATTGGAGTCCTTTAAGGGCTATGATGCCGTAGTTCTCTATGGACGCAGCCTCAACCTGAACGATCGACAAATGAAGGAGGCGGAACGTGCCGCATCGGCCGGTATTCCACTTTTCACGATTTCACTGCGTAACTTCAATACAATTATCAACAGGAATATCACCCCTGAGCAGGAAGACATGCTTATGCAATATTTCGGGGATGCCTGCCGACAGAATTACCGGAACGGATTACGTTATCTCCGACACATTGCCACACCGACACGCTGGAACATTGAAACTTTTGATGCCCCTCTTCGCCTACCCAACAATCTATTTTATCATCAAGAATATGGAAAATACTTCGAGACTCAGAAAGCCCTTGAACAATACCTGCGTCAAAAAGGTATTTTCCATGAAAACGGACCTAAAATCGCTTTCATCTCCGGAGTCAGTTTTCCAATGGAAGGTAACAGAGCACATGTAGACACATTAATATCCAAAATGACACAAGCCGGATTTAATGTTTATCCCATAGCAGGAAAGGAAAAGCGGGAAGAGATGCTACGTTCTCTACATCCGGATGCATTGGTTTACCTTCCCATGGGAAGACTTGGAGATGATTCGCTGATTAACTGGCTGCATACCGAAAATATCCCCATTTTCAATCCTTTCCCCCTTATTCAGTCACGGGAAGAGTGGCTTGATCCGATGAAACCCGTCAGTGGCGGAACCCTTACAGCTCGTGTCCTCGTCCCCGAAATAGACGGAGGAATGACACCTTTGTTAATTGCTACACAGAATTTACACAAAAGCGGATATTATCTGCACGAACCGGAAATGGAAAGAGTGGATAACTTCATCAGCCATGTACACAAATATCTGGATTTGCGTACTAAACCCAACTCGGATAAACGCATCGCCATCTGTTACTTCAAGACACCGGGCAAAGATGCATTATTGGCCAGTGGAATGGAAGTGATTCCGTCACTTTACAACTTTCTGAAAAGGCTACGCACCGAAGGTTATGATGTCAGCGGGCTTCCTGCTACTGTCGAGGAGTTCGGCAAACAAATCTACCGGGATGGAGCTGTAATGGGTTCATACGCTACCGGAGCTCAAGAAAAGTTTCTACAGACAGCCCATCCGGTTTGGCTGACTAAAACACAGTATGAAAAGTGGGTACATGAAGTAATCGAACCGGATAAATACAAAGAAGTTACTGAACGTTACGGAGATGCTCTGGGCCATTTACTGACCGGAACAAACCCTCAAGGAGAAGCACAATTAGCCATTGCCTGCCTCCGCTTCGGCAACATCCTGCTTTTCCCTCAGCCCCGTCCTGCATTGGGGGACGATGATTTCAAACTCGTTCATGGCATGCCGGTCGCACCGCCGCACAGTTATCTGGCACCTTACCTATATGTACAAAAAGGGTTTCAGGCAGACGCGTTAATTCATTTCGGCACGCATGGCAACCTTGAATATACTCCGGGGAAAAATGTAGCCCTTTCTCATAATGATTGGGCAGATGCTTTGGTAGGCGACTTACCTCACTTCTATTATTATACTACCGGTAACGTAGGTGAAGGTATCATTGCCAAACGTCGCACTCATGCTGTGCTTGTCACCCACTTGACTCCTCCCTATGTGGAAAGCGGAATGCGTCAACGATACACTTCTTTACTGGAAGACATTCACAAAATACTTTCCGAAGACATAGAGAAAAACCGGACTTTGGGAATCCGCATAAAAAAAGAGGTCATAAAGTTGGGGCTACATCGTGACCTCAAATTAGATTCTGTATCCAGTCGTCCTTATACCGCCGAAGAACTGGAACGTATTGATCTATTTGCCGAAGAGATAGCCAATGAAAAAACGATTGGAGCTTATTATACCCTCGGTGAAACCTATTCTGCGAGAGACCTGCTTACCACCACACTTGCAGTCAGTGCCGATCCTTTAGCCTATCAAATGGCGAAACGTGATCGCGATAAAGGTAAAATTACGACCGAACAGTTACAAGATTTTGGCTACATCACCCATCACTATTTACCCATAGCCAAACAACGGTTAATCCCCTTGTTACAAAATCCGCCTAAGGATACCACAGGGATCGCCCCCGAATTGCAAGAGGCACTCCGTTATCATGCGCTTTTAGTTTCATCCACCGGTAACGAATTGAACGCCATGCTACGCGGATTAAAAGGTGGCACAGTATTTCCGGCTCCCGGTGGAGATCCGGTACTCAATCCGAATGTCCTGCCGACGGGACGGAACATGTATAGTATCAATGTAGAAACAACTCCGGGCATATTGTCATGGGAAGAAGGCAAACGATTGGCAGAAGCCACACTGAAAGCCTATCGTGAGAATCACAACGGAGAGTATCCACGAAAAGTAAGCTACTCTTTTTGGGCCGGTGAATTTATCACGACCGAAGGGGCTACGCTGGCACAAGTATTCTGGATGTTAGGCGTAGAACCTGTACGCGACAAAATGGGACGTGTGGTCGATCTACGCTTAGTGCCTTCCTCAGAGTTAGGCCGGCCCAGAGTCAACGTCGTCGTACAAGTGTCGGGGCAACTGCGTGACATAGCGGGTTCCCGACTGACTATGCTAACCGATGCCGTTCGCCTTGCTTCGGCCGCAGACGACAAAGCATACCCTAATTATGTCTCTTCCGGTACACGCTTGCAGGAAAAACTGCTGGTAGAAAAAGGAGTATCACCCAAAAGAGCACGTGAGATGTCAGTCATGCGTGTATTTGGTCCTGTCAACAGCGGATATAGTACCGGTATGATGGCATATACGGAAAAGAGTGACCGATGGGATCATGAATCGGAGTTAGTAGACGGATATCTGAACAATATGGGAGCCGCCTATGGTGATGAAGAGAACTGGGGAGGTATGCAAAAAGACCTTTTTGCTTCCGCCCTTTCCGAAACTGATGTAGTGATACAACCCCGGCAAAGTAATACCTGGGGACCACTTTCACTTGACCATGTATACGAATTTATGGGAGGTCTGTCGTTGACAGTGAAGACACTGACCGGTAAAGAACCGGATGCCTTAATGGCTGACTATCGCAATCGAAACAACAAACGGATGCAGAATATCAACGAAGCAATCGCTGTAGAGGCGAGAGCTACCGTGCTCAACCCAACTTTCGTGAAAGAACGGATGAAAGGAGGTGCCACCACCGCGCAAATGTTCGGTGAAATATTCCGTAATATCTTCGGATGGCATGCCACCCGTCCATCGGCAATGGATAAAGAAATCTTCAACGATCTCTATAAAATGTACATTGTAGATGAAAACCATTTGGGTATCCGGGACTATTTCCAAAGAATTAATCCGGCTTCTTATCAGGCAATGACCTCAGTCATGCTTGAAAGTGCTCGGAAAGGATACTGGAAAGCGAGCGACGAACAATTGAAAGTAACAGCCCGACTACATGCGCAAATCACCCGCGAAGCCGGTGCCGCCTGTACAGAATTTGTATGCGATAACCGAAAGCTTCAGCAATTTGTAGAAGGTCACTTGGACAACAATGATTCTGAAAGTTATCGTCTGGTTATGCAAGAAGTCCATCAGGCAGGAAACGAAAAAGGAAAAGATATCGTATTGAAAGAGGAGAAACTCACGAAAACGGAAAACCGGAAAAAGAATGTGGTAAATGGCATCCTTACCGGCGTTATTGTCCTTTTAGTATTCGGTGGAGTAATATACCTGCTGAAACGTAAAAAATAA